A window of the Gemmatirosa kalamazoonensis genome harbors these coding sequences:
- the priA gene encoding replication restart helicase PriA: MLAEVALPLPLFRTFTYAVPERLRHPLVPGSRVVVPLRTGKEVGIYLGPGDPRSLGSAAPKAILDAPDAEPSVTPALLAVCRWIADYYIVPLGVALRCALPALLTGAAAPEPAQRTRRVATVRRHLESLLHRERIFGRAPQQRALFELLESFGGRAAVDHLTERMAFSPSVLKGLVARGLVEVRDEIVARDPFASRAGSATPPVPSAEQRAAVEAIAAGRGGETFLLHGVTGSGKTLVYIELLRQVLARGRGAIVLVPEIALTPQTVDRFRGAFGDQVAVLHSALSDGERYDAWLALRRGEKRIAVGARSAIFAPVADLGAVVVDEEHESSYKQGESPRYHAREVAIVRARAEGAVVVLGSATPSLESWTNAASGKYRLLTLPERVGGARLPAVDVIDLRVGIPRSTLDAPRLPDPSVERGALTVEGVLSRELQLALADRIEKGEQSILLLNRRGYAAYVQCNNCGDVATCPNCSIALTYHRTPEQLVCHYCLHTEPPRVKCARCGGPTLRQRGLGTQQVERILAERFPAARIARMDVDTTGAKWAHTEILDRVARGEVDILLGTQMIAKGLDFPNVTLVGVIDADTGINLPDFRASERCFQLLSQVAGRAGRGPKGGRVLIQTRVPTHHAVRCAVRHDYGAFVGEELPSRMAPAYPPAVRLANVVISGTDETATAELAQKAATWVERLLARAPGDAVRLVGPAPCPVERIKQRWRWHFLLKAERPAELTRVARYFLERFAVPKRAGLRVALDRDPVALL; encoded by the coding sequence ATGCTGGCCGAGGTCGCGCTCCCGCTCCCGCTCTTCCGCACGTTCACGTACGCGGTGCCCGAGCGGCTCCGGCATCCGCTGGTTCCCGGCTCGCGCGTGGTGGTGCCGCTGCGGACGGGGAAGGAGGTCGGGATCTACCTCGGTCCGGGCGACCCGCGATCGTTAGGCAGCGCGGCCCCGAAGGCGATCCTCGACGCGCCGGACGCCGAGCCGTCGGTGACGCCGGCGCTGCTCGCGGTGTGCCGGTGGATCGCCGACTACTACATCGTGCCGCTCGGCGTCGCGCTGCGCTGCGCGCTCCCGGCGCTGCTCACCGGCGCGGCGGCGCCCGAGCCGGCGCAGCGCACGCGACGCGTCGCGACGGTGCGTCGCCACCTCGAGTCGCTGCTGCACCGCGAGCGGATCTTCGGACGCGCGCCGCAGCAGCGCGCGCTGTTCGAGCTGCTGGAGTCGTTCGGCGGCCGCGCGGCGGTGGACCATCTCACCGAGCGCATGGCGTTCTCGCCGTCGGTGCTGAAGGGGCTCGTCGCGCGCGGGCTCGTCGAGGTGCGCGACGAGATCGTGGCGCGCGATCCGTTCGCGTCGCGCGCCGGCAGCGCCACCCCGCCGGTGCCCAGCGCGGAGCAGCGCGCGGCGGTCGAGGCGATCGCGGCCGGACGCGGCGGCGAGACGTTCCTGCTGCACGGCGTGACGGGCAGCGGCAAGACGCTCGTGTACATCGAGCTCCTGCGGCAGGTACTCGCGCGCGGCCGCGGCGCGATCGTGCTCGTGCCGGAGATCGCGCTCACGCCGCAGACCGTGGACCGCTTCCGGGGCGCGTTCGGCGACCAGGTCGCGGTGCTGCACAGCGCGCTCTCGGACGGGGAGCGGTACGACGCGTGGCTCGCGCTCCGGCGCGGCGAGAAGCGGATCGCGGTGGGCGCGCGCTCGGCCATCTTCGCGCCCGTCGCCGACCTCGGCGCGGTCGTCGTCGACGAGGAGCACGAGTCGAGCTACAAGCAGGGCGAGTCGCCGCGCTACCACGCGCGCGAGGTGGCGATCGTGCGCGCGCGCGCGGAGGGGGCCGTCGTCGTGTTGGGCAGCGCGACGCCGAGCCTGGAGAGCTGGACGAACGCGGCATCGGGGAAGTACCGGCTGCTCACGCTGCCCGAGCGCGTCGGCGGCGCGCGGCTGCCGGCCGTCGACGTGATCGACCTTCGCGTCGGGATTCCACGCTCCACGCTCGACGCTCCACGCTTACCCGACCCGAGCGTGGAGCGTGGAGCGTTGACCGTGGAGGGCGTGCTCTCGCGCGAGCTGCAGCTGGCGCTCGCCGATCGGATCGAGAAGGGCGAGCAGAGCATCCTGCTGCTGAACCGGCGCGGCTACGCGGCGTACGTGCAGTGCAACAACTGCGGCGACGTCGCGACGTGCCCGAACTGCTCGATCGCGCTCACGTATCATCGCACGCCCGAGCAGCTCGTCTGCCACTACTGCCTCCACACCGAGCCGCCGCGCGTGAAGTGCGCGCGGTGCGGCGGTCCCACGCTGAGGCAGCGCGGGCTCGGCACGCAGCAGGTCGAGCGCATCCTGGCGGAGCGGTTCCCGGCGGCGCGCATCGCGCGCATGGACGTCGACACGACCGGCGCGAAGTGGGCGCACACGGAGATCCTCGATCGCGTGGCGCGCGGCGAGGTCGACATCCTGTTAGGCACGCAGATGATCGCGAAGGGCCTCGACTTCCCGAACGTGACGCTCGTCGGGGTGATCGACGCCGACACGGGGATCAACCTGCCGGACTTCCGCGCGTCGGAGCGATGCTTCCAGCTCCTGAGCCAGGTCGCCGGGCGCGCTGGACGCGGCCCGAAAGGCGGGCGCGTGCTGATCCAGACGCGCGTGCCGACGCATCACGCCGTGCGGTGCGCGGTGCGGCACGACTACGGCGCGTTCGTCGGGGAGGAGCTGCCGAGCCGGATGGCGCCGGCGTACCCGCCCGCGGTGCGGCTCGCGAACGTCGTGATCAGCGGCACCGACGAGACGGCCACCGCGGAGCTCGCGCAGAAGGCGGCGACGTGGGTGGAGCGGCTGCTGGCGCGGGCGCCGGGCGACGCGGTGCGGCTCGTGGGGCCGGCGCCGTGTCCGGTGGAGCGCATCAAGCAGCGGTGGCGATGGCACTTCCTGCTGAAGGCGGAGCGGCCGGCGGAGCTGACGCGGGTCGCGCGGTACTTTCTGGAGCGGTTCGCGGTGCCGAAACGCGCCGGGCTGCGCGTGGCGCTGGATCGGGACCCGGTGGCGTTGCTCTGA
- a CDS encoding serine/threonine-protein kinase, which translates to MFCPDCGTWNRASAPRCQRCEAALPALPGPPALEPPDEEITTLRRATGDRYTVERRLGGGGMAHVYLAKHAALGTPLAIKVLLRHLARDEEMRTRFRREAEAAARLQHPNVVPILDYGQLGDVSYIVMPFLSGGSLADAMTGRRTLTPERAATAAAQAAQGLDYAHRRGVVHRDVKPDNVLFDTEGHAAVTDFGIASTRFHARLTATGRAMGTPHYMSPEQAMGRLLDGRSDVYALGILLYEMLSGDPPFDGPDAYAVGYKHVHEAPTPIEIVAPGAPPALAAITMRCLAKNPAERYQRAGDLADALIGFLVERRAPELRAAWRTRWPTPARPRP; encoded by the coding sequence GTGTTCTGTCCCGACTGCGGCACCTGGAACCGCGCGAGCGCGCCGCGCTGCCAGCGCTGCGAGGCCGCGCTGCCCGCGCTCCCCGGCCCGCCCGCGCTCGAGCCGCCCGACGAGGAGATCACGACGCTCCGCCGCGCCACCGGCGACCGCTACACGGTGGAGCGGCGGCTCGGCGGTGGCGGCATGGCCCACGTGTACCTGGCGAAGCACGCCGCGCTCGGAACGCCGCTCGCGATCAAGGTGCTGCTGCGCCACCTCGCGCGCGACGAGGAGATGCGCACGCGCTTTCGCCGCGAGGCGGAGGCGGCGGCGCGGCTGCAGCACCCGAACGTGGTGCCGATCCTCGACTACGGACAGCTCGGCGACGTGTCGTACATCGTGATGCCGTTCCTGTCCGGCGGCTCGCTCGCCGACGCGATGACGGGACGGCGCACGCTCACGCCGGAGCGCGCGGCGACGGCCGCCGCGCAGGCCGCGCAGGGGCTCGACTACGCGCATCGGCGCGGCGTCGTGCACCGCGACGTGAAGCCGGACAACGTGCTGTTCGACACCGAGGGCCACGCCGCCGTCACCGACTTCGGCATCGCGAGCACGCGCTTCCACGCGCGGCTCACGGCGACGGGTCGCGCGATGGGCACGCCGCACTACATGTCGCCGGAGCAGGCGATGGGGCGCCTGCTCGACGGCCGGAGCGACGTGTACGCGTTAGGCATCCTGCTCTACGAGATGCTGAGCGGCGACCCGCCGTTCGACGGGCCCGACGCGTACGCGGTGGGCTACAAGCACGTGCACGAGGCGCCGACGCCGATCGAGATCGTGGCGCCCGGCGCGCCGCCGGCGCTCGCCGCGATCACCATGCGCTGTCTCGCGAAGAACCCGGCCGAGCGCTACCAGCGCGCGGGCGACCTCGCGGATGCGCTCATCGGGTTCCTCGTCGAGCGTCGCGCGCCGGAGCTGCGGGCCGCGTGGCGGACGCGATGGCCGACGCCGGCGAGACCCAGACCGTGA
- a CDS encoding dipeptide epimerase: MELFHEIVTVRTKHTFTISRGGASEWKTVAVRVRDADGAEGLGEAAPNRFYGENPESVVAALARFRPVLADLDPWHLEEAEARMNATIRFNAAAKSGVSAALHDLAAKRLGVPLYRMWGLDPARAPQSSFTIAIAPDDATLRARVEEASAYPVLKIKLGSAEGIARDQQIIRLVREAAPHALLRVDANAAWTPKHALLMIELLADLGVQFVEQPLPAHDIPGMRFVRERSPLPIVADESCVVSTDIPPLVGAVDGINIKLAKCGGLREALRMIATARSHGLLVMCGCMIETSLGITAAAHLSPLLDYADLDGAALLADDPYVGATIDGGQIAIPDRPGLGVARR; the protein is encoded by the coding sequence ATGGAGCTCTTCCACGAGATCGTCACCGTCCGCACGAAGCACACGTTCACCATCTCGCGCGGCGGCGCGAGCGAGTGGAAGACCGTCGCCGTACGCGTGCGCGACGCGGACGGGGCCGAGGGGCTCGGCGAGGCGGCGCCGAACCGGTTCTACGGCGAGAATCCGGAGAGCGTCGTCGCCGCGCTCGCGCGGTTCCGGCCCGTGCTCGCCGACCTCGATCCGTGGCACCTCGAGGAGGCCGAGGCGCGGATGAACGCGACGATCCGCTTCAACGCCGCGGCGAAGAGCGGGGTGAGCGCCGCGCTGCACGATCTCGCGGCGAAGCGTCTCGGCGTGCCGCTGTACCGGATGTGGGGACTCGATCCGGCGCGTGCGCCGCAGTCGAGCTTCACGATCGCGATCGCCCCCGACGACGCGACGCTGCGCGCGCGCGTGGAAGAGGCGTCGGCGTATCCGGTGCTGAAGATCAAGCTCGGGAGCGCGGAAGGCATCGCGCGCGACCAGCAGATCATCCGGCTCGTGCGCGAGGCGGCGCCGCACGCGCTGCTGCGCGTGGACGCGAACGCGGCGTGGACGCCGAAGCACGCGCTGCTCATGATCGAGCTGCTCGCGGACCTCGGCGTGCAGTTCGTGGAGCAGCCGCTGCCCGCGCACGACATCCCGGGGATGCGCTTCGTGCGCGAGCGCTCGCCGCTGCCGATCGTCGCCGACGAGAGCTGCGTCGTGTCGACGGACATCCCGCCACTGGTCGGCGCGGTGGACGGGATCAACATCAAGCTCGCGAAGTGCGGCGGGCTGCGCGAGGCGCTGCGGATGATCGCGACGGCGCGGTCGCACGGGCTGCTCGTGATGTGCGGCTGCATGATCGAGACGAGCCTCGGCATCACCGCCGCCGCGCACCTGTCGCCGCTGCTCGACTACGCGGACCTCGACGGCGCCGCGCTGCTCGCCGACGACCCGTACGTCGGCGCGACGATCGACGGCGGCCAGATCGCCATCCCGGACCGGCCCGGGCTCGGCGTGGCGCGACGTTAG
- a CDS encoding GvpL/GvpF family gas vesicle protein produces the protein MTAEHPAPSTRATGEHALSHTAEHTTSTRATPLGAMSVRGDKRVGLRLFGVAAMDQHQSAATPFAAGTELVTFRDLGAVVSPGPYAADHLVPRDLDVHCAVVGEVFERRAIVPAPPGTVFRSRERLLGWLELHYYTLAEALDFVTDRAVARVTVRRGDPNTVHAAATGVPPATLRLTPAGDEASAVAGDLVSLAADAFRELRRDAVALIVLRAGPDAAQPDSEAHGSFLIERSRWATFVDAVALQGRRHAALRMECSGPWPPFDFVRMQFTT, from the coding sequence GTGACGGCGGAGCACCCGGCGCCGTCGACGCGCGCGACGGGCGAGCACGCGCTCTCGCACACGGCGGAGCACACGACGTCGACGCGCGCGACGCCGCTCGGCGCGATGTCGGTGCGCGGCGACAAGCGCGTGGGGCTGCGGCTGTTCGGCGTGGCGGCGATGGACCAGCACCAGAGCGCGGCGACGCCGTTCGCGGCGGGCACCGAGCTGGTGACGTTCCGCGACCTCGGCGCGGTCGTGAGCCCGGGACCGTACGCCGCCGACCATCTCGTGCCGCGCGATCTCGACGTGCACTGCGCCGTCGTCGGCGAGGTGTTCGAGCGTCGGGCGATCGTGCCCGCGCCGCCGGGCACCGTGTTCCGCTCGCGCGAGCGCCTGCTCGGCTGGCTCGAGCTGCACTACTACACGCTGGCCGAGGCGCTCGACTTCGTGACCGACCGCGCGGTGGCGCGCGTGACCGTTAGGCGGGGCGACCCGAACACGGTGCACGCGGCGGCGACCGGCGTGCCGCCCGCCACGCTGCGCCTCACGCCGGCGGGCGACGAAGCGTCGGCGGTCGCCGGCGACCTCGTGTCGCTGGCCGCCGACGCGTTCCGCGAGCTGCGGCGCGACGCCGTCGCGCTCATCGTGCTGCGCGCCGGTCCCGACGCGGCGCAGCCGGACAGCGAGGCGCACGGCTCGTTCCTCATCGAGCGGTCGCGGTGGGCCACGTTCGTCGATGCGGTGGCGCTGCAGGGGCGGCGTCACGCGGCGCTGCGCATGGAGTGCTCGGGGCCGTGGCCGCCGTTCGACTTCGTGCGCATGCAGTTCACCACCTGA
- a CDS encoding DUF4249 family protein, which yields MRRVLASGVLALLAACEFGERSVAPGEERPVVHAVLNPTRIAQSVLVERTLTGRVSVFTDSAASAVDPIVSGGGVPISGARVTVVGPDGTTATAIETRVSRNGAAPAGTGVYRFVNTAPDAGRGEERPPGFGLANEIVLVPGRRYRLRVETPDGRVTTGETLVPGSTLPPDDFRALEFNRDTDTLRLRWDALPGARTYTLRIDTPYGAFFMFSDSTSVSLTGELRNLFADRLPRVFQAGFTQNVWVAAVDTNYFDYYRSANNPFTGSGIINRLDGGIGFFGSYVPVMARALFVRASNHDPVDGRYVSASPAGEEILRVWLDARGNGVAEATAAYRLPGGDQYGCLGTLQGDELHLRTLDPQDYRRVLRTIDGVVRNDTIFARVAGLVSTNDPGTRVFVKRAAPDTSSTLR from the coding sequence ATGCGGCGGGTGCTGGCGTCAGGCGTGCTCGCGCTCCTCGCGGCGTGCGAGTTCGGCGAACGGAGCGTCGCGCCGGGCGAGGAGCGGCCCGTGGTGCACGCGGTGCTGAACCCGACGCGGATCGCGCAGAGCGTGCTCGTGGAGCGCACGCTCACGGGACGCGTGTCGGTGTTCACCGACTCCGCCGCGTCGGCCGTCGATCCAATCGTCAGCGGCGGCGGCGTGCCGATCAGCGGCGCCCGCGTGACCGTCGTCGGTCCCGATGGCACGACGGCGACGGCGATCGAGACGCGCGTGTCGCGCAACGGCGCCGCGCCGGCGGGCACCGGCGTCTATCGCTTCGTGAACACGGCGCCCGACGCGGGGCGTGGCGAGGAGCGGCCGCCGGGCTTCGGGCTCGCGAACGAGATCGTGCTGGTGCCGGGACGCCGCTACCGGCTGCGCGTGGAGACGCCGGACGGCCGCGTGACGACCGGCGAGACGCTGGTGCCGGGCAGCACGCTGCCGCCGGACGACTTCCGCGCGCTCGAGTTCAACCGCGACACGGACACGCTGAGGCTCCGGTGGGACGCGCTGCCCGGCGCCCGCACGTACACGCTGCGCATCGACACGCCGTACGGCGCGTTCTTCATGTTCAGCGACTCGACGTCGGTGAGCCTCACGGGCGAGCTGCGCAACCTGTTCGCCGACCGGCTGCCGCGCGTGTTCCAGGCCGGGTTCACGCAGAACGTGTGGGTCGCCGCGGTCGACACGAACTACTTCGACTATTACCGCTCGGCGAACAACCCGTTCACCGGCTCGGGGATCATCAACCGGCTGGACGGCGGCATCGGGTTCTTCGGGTCCTACGTGCCGGTGATGGCGCGCGCGCTGTTCGTCCGCGCGTCGAATCACGATCCGGTCGACGGGCGCTACGTCTCGGCGTCCCCAGCGGGCGAGGAGATCCTCCGCGTGTGGCTCGACGCGCGCGGCAACGGCGTGGCGGAGGCGACGGCGGCGTACCGGCTGCCCGGGGGCGATCAGTACGGGTGCCTCGGCACGCTGCAGGGCGACGAGCTCCATCTCCGCACGCTCGACCCGCAGGACTACCGGCGCGTGCTGCGCACGATCGACGGCGTCGTGCGCAACGACACGATCTTCGCGCGCGTGGCGGGACTGGTGTCGACGAACGATCCGGGGACGCGGGTGTTCGTGAAGCGCGCGGCGCCGGATACCTCGAGCACGCTGCGCTGA
- a CDS encoding magnesium transporter CorA family protein — protein MTPSGGAPADAATSVSSTGSNKATPAWTPCSFYRAGDGTVQRDLPPKALAAALADTAGTLWVDVDATNRHQHALLEKIFKFHPLAVEDTLNPNSRVKYEEYDGFLFVIARAVKLEEDTPDPYDVETQNLYFFLGQNFLVSVHSYASDSVRTMLERVALSDDLLARGAARIMHGILDVSVDAYFPLLDGLDELLDKLEERVFVQFDQGALRDIFGVKRLVLTLRRHLAPQREVLNQLTNRPSALLPQSVQVYFRDVYDHVLRINDTLDTYRELLSSTLDSYLSQVSNRLSRSSKGLTVVATVTLPFVIMSGMWGMNFAHIPLMSQPHGFALLVVLQIVVAAVLLVLLRWLRLL, from the coding sequence GTGACCCCTTCCGGCGGCGCACCTGCCGACGCGGCGACGTCGGTGTCGTCGACGGGGTCGAACAAGGCCACGCCGGCGTGGACGCCGTGCAGCTTCTACCGCGCCGGCGACGGCACCGTGCAGCGCGACCTGCCGCCGAAAGCGCTCGCCGCCGCGCTCGCCGACACGGCGGGCACGCTGTGGGTCGACGTCGACGCCACGAACCGGCACCAGCACGCGCTGCTGGAGAAGATCTTCAAGTTCCACCCGCTGGCGGTCGAGGACACGCTCAACCCGAACAGCCGCGTCAAGTACGAGGAGTACGACGGCTTCCTGTTCGTGATCGCGCGCGCGGTGAAGCTCGAGGAGGATACGCCCGACCCGTACGACGTGGAGACGCAGAACCTCTACTTCTTCCTCGGGCAGAACTTCCTCGTCTCGGTGCACTCGTACGCGTCGGACTCGGTGCGCACGATGCTCGAGCGCGTGGCGTTGAGCGACGACCTGCTGGCGCGCGGCGCCGCGCGCATCATGCACGGGATTCTCGACGTGTCGGTGGACGCGTATTTTCCGCTGCTGGACGGGCTGGACGAGCTGCTCGACAAGCTCGAGGAGCGCGTGTTCGTCCAGTTCGACCAGGGCGCGCTGCGCGACATCTTCGGCGTGAAGCGGCTCGTGCTCACGCTGCGACGCCACCTCGCGCCGCAGCGCGAGGTGCTGAACCAGCTCACGAACCGGCCCTCGGCGCTGCTGCCGCAGTCGGTGCAGGTGTACTTCCGCGACGTGTACGATCACGTGCTACGCATCAACGACACGCTCGACACGTACCGCGAGCTGCTCTCCAGCACCCTCGACAGCTATCTGTCGCAGGTGTCGAACCGGCTGAGCCGGAGCAGCAAGGGGCTCACCGTGGTGGCGACGGTGACGCTGCCGTTCGTGATCATGAGCGGCATGTGGGGGATGAACTTCGCGCACATCCCGCTCATGTCGCAGCCGCACGGCTTCGCGCTCCTCGTCGTGCTGCAGATCGTGGTGGCGGCCGTGCTGCTGGTCCTCCTGCGCTGGCTGCGGCTGCTGTGA
- a CDS encoding Fur family transcriptional regulator: MTGGEVDRDAREALEAFRTYLREHNLPVTAQRVAVAEVVLGSSRHLSADDVVRALSSRGTPLGTATVYRTLDVLVRSGLVVERDFGEGFRRYEPARGEPQHEHLLCTVCGRVTEFRDERLDRMTTLIAEGHRFARQRHRLVIYGVCDRCQRRL; this comes from the coding sequence GTGACGGGCGGCGAGGTCGATCGCGACGCGCGCGAGGCGCTCGAGGCGTTCCGCACGTACCTCCGCGAGCACAACCTGCCCGTCACCGCGCAGCGCGTCGCCGTGGCCGAGGTGGTGCTCGGCTCGTCGCGCCACCTGTCGGCGGACGACGTCGTGCGGGCGCTCTCGTCGCGCGGCACGCCGCTCGGCACCGCCACGGTGTACCGCACGCTCGACGTGCTCGTGCGCAGCGGCCTCGTGGTCGAGCGCGACTTCGGCGAGGGGTTCCGCCGCTACGAGCCGGCGCGCGGCGAACCGCAGCACGAGCACCTGCTGTGCACCGTCTGCGGGCGCGTGACGGAGTTCCGCGACGAGCGCCTGGATCGCATGACGACGCTCATCGCCGAGGGACACCGCTTCGCGCGGCAGCGGCACCGGCTCGTCATCTACGGCGTGTGTGATCGGTGCCAGAGGCGGCTCTGA
- a CDS encoding TonB-dependent receptor plug domain-containing protein translates to MSPISRTIPLVVAALTAASSLGAQPRPATGAVRVRVASAVTGEGVPRAVVSLDAPNAAPRRLSADDAGVASFGGLAAHAWTVHARALGYRPAASTVNVRAGDTTVVTLRLDPAPQTLEAMRAEEHATERGQFERTPDPGAITLTGRAMRSVPSIGEPDVLRAAQLLAGVVARNDYTAGYNVRGGESDQNLVLLDGIPVYNPFHLGGLFGTFIDQAVGSVDMLVGGFPAEYGGRLSSVLDVHTREPERAGVHGTVGVSMLTSSATLGGTVDDGRGAWTVGARRTYIDKVVGALTSKTLPYHFQDAQGSARWAVGGGTLSLTAYAGSDDLGGSFADFGDSSQAGGGAFAFRWGNRLAGLAYRRPLGGGRWRDSARVSQRASVTAFSTLLDLGAGTIRFSDDLLEMQAAGQLLAWHGAHQPRVGYELSHLAIDYDVTSTGSGAALFTLRQRPTALSLYADDLWKPDDRLLARLGVRAEGVSGARWAGISPRASVRWFATPDLAFTVAAGQYAQWTHALRNEDVPVRIFDFWIASDRYTPVSTATHAIAGAERWFGARTFVRAEGYAKRYRHLVEPNDADDPAVRGDEFRGVHGWSYGADVLVRRLEGSRFSGWLAYGYGVGSRAHDALGDGASPGGVLSTDEGAYWPAQDRRHNLNLVGSWKLGRGYVLGTRFGYGSGTPFTDVTGQIVRRLYDGSNNTWDTGVNRPGPEPVGGARNASRYPPFHRLDLGVTRTFVRGRTTWTPSLQLINVYNRQNTFVYAFDYQANPPTRTAISQFPLLPSVGLTVEF, encoded by the coding sequence GTGTCGCCGATCTCCCGCACGATCCCTCTCGTCGTCGCCGCGCTGACCGCTGCGTCGTCGCTCGGCGCGCAGCCGCGACCCGCGACGGGCGCGGTGCGGGTCCGCGTGGCGTCGGCGGTCACGGGCGAGGGGGTGCCACGCGCCGTGGTCTCGCTCGACGCGCCTAACGCGGCCCCGCGGCGCCTGTCGGCGGACGACGCGGGCGTGGCATCGTTCGGGGGCCTCGCCGCGCACGCGTGGACGGTGCACGCACGCGCGCTCGGCTACCGTCCCGCGGCGTCGACCGTGAACGTGCGCGCGGGGGACACGACGGTCGTCACGCTACGGCTCGATCCGGCGCCACAGACGCTGGAGGCGATGCGCGCCGAGGAGCACGCGACGGAGCGCGGGCAGTTCGAGCGGACGCCCGATCCCGGCGCGATCACGCTGACGGGGCGCGCGATGCGGTCGGTGCCGTCGATCGGCGAGCCGGACGTGCTGCGCGCGGCGCAGCTGCTCGCCGGCGTGGTGGCGCGCAACGACTACACCGCGGGCTACAACGTGCGCGGCGGCGAGAGCGATCAGAACCTCGTGCTGCTCGACGGGATCCCGGTCTACAACCCGTTCCATCTCGGTGGGCTGTTCGGGACGTTCATCGACCAGGCGGTGGGCAGCGTGGACATGCTCGTCGGCGGCTTCCCCGCGGAGTACGGCGGTCGGCTGTCGAGCGTGCTCGACGTGCACACGCGCGAGCCGGAGCGCGCCGGCGTGCACGGCACGGTGGGCGTGTCGATGCTGACGTCGAGCGCGACGCTCGGCGGCACGGTGGACGACGGACGCGGCGCGTGGACCGTCGGCGCGCGGCGCACGTACATCGACAAGGTGGTCGGCGCGCTCACGTCGAAGACGCTGCCGTACCACTTCCAGGACGCCCAGGGGAGCGCGCGCTGGGCCGTCGGCGGCGGCACGCTGTCGCTCACGGCGTACGCGGGATCGGACGATCTCGGCGGCAGCTTCGCGGACTTCGGCGACTCGTCGCAGGCGGGGGGCGGCGCGTTCGCGTTCCGGTGGGGGAATCGCCTCGCCGGCCTCGCGTACAGGCGGCCGTTAGGCGGCGGGCGGTGGCGGGACAGCGCGCGCGTGTCGCAGCGCGCGTCGGTGACGGCGTTCTCCACGCTGCTCGACCTCGGCGCCGGCACCATCCGCTTCTCGGACGATCTGCTGGAGATGCAGGCGGCGGGGCAGCTGCTCGCGTGGCACGGCGCGCATCAGCCGCGCGTGGGCTACGAGCTGTCGCACCTCGCGATCGACTACGACGTGACGTCGACCGGATCCGGCGCGGCGCTGTTCACGCTGCGACAGCGGCCGACCGCGCTCTCGCTGTACGCCGACGACCTGTGGAAGCCGGACGATCGGCTGCTCGCGCGGCTCGGCGTGCGCGCCGAGGGCGTGAGCGGCGCGCGGTGGGCCGGGATCTCGCCGCGCGCGTCGGTGCGCTGGTTCGCGACGCCGGACCTCGCGTTCACCGTCGCGGCGGGACAGTACGCACAGTGGACGCACGCGCTGCGCAACGAGGACGTGCCCGTGCGCATCTTCGACTTCTGGATCGCGAGCGACCGCTACACGCCCGTGTCGACGGCGACGCACGCGATCGCGGGCGCGGAGCGGTGGTTCGGCGCGCGGACGTTCGTGCGCGCGGAGGGCTACGCGAAGCGCTACCGCCATCTCGTGGAGCCGAACGACGCCGACGACCCCGCGGTGCGCGGCGACGAGTTCCGCGGCGTGCACGGCTGGTCGTACGGTGCCGACGTGCTGGTGCGGCGGCTGGAGGGGTCGCGCTTCAGCGGGTGGCTCGCGTACGGCTACGGTGTCGGATCGCGCGCGCACGACGCGCTCGGCGACGGCGCGTCGCCGGGGGGCGTGCTGTCGACGGACGAGGGCGCGTACTGGCCGGCGCAGGACCGCCGCCACAACCTGAACCTCGTCGGCAGCTGGAAGCTCGGGCGCGGCTACGTGTTAGGCACCCGGTTCGGCTACGGCTCGGGCACCCCGTTCACCGACGTCACGGGGCAGATCGTGCGCCGGCTCTACGACGGGTCGAACAACACGTGGGACACCGGCGTGAACCGGCCGGGCCCCGAGCCGGTGGGCGGCGCGCGCAACGCGTCGCGCTATCCGCCGTTCCATCGTCTCGACCTCGGCGTGACGCGCACGTTCGTGCGCGGGCGCACGACGTGGACCCCGTCGCTGCAGCTCATCAACGTGTACAACCGACAGAACACGTTCGTGTACGCGTTCGACTATCAGGCCAACCCGCCGACGCGCACGGCGATCTCGCAGTTCCCGCTGCTGCCGAGCGTGGGACTGACGGTGGAGTTCTGA